The genomic DNA ACCGTTTCATTTactaaaaaagttaaatatctTATCTATATTTAACTTATCACATtgataaaaaagtatatatacaacaaaaatgtTTGTCCTTTTATACTTGGtggttcaaaaaaaatatttacttttatcttttccttctttaatTTGGGTTAAAAATCTGTTcagttctttaatttttaactataaaagttgagaagtaaataaaaattactgaAGGGAACTAACTATTCACAACACACAACTACACAAGTGATGTGAGTGAGAGACACCAGATTATGTCTATAGGGATTCGACACGCCACTCACTCTTCAGAACCTCACACTCGCTTCTCCTAGGGGCGTGACCACACGCACCTACCTCCCCCGCCTATAAACCTTTTACTACGAAAAAAGCTATACACAGAGTTAGTAGAGAGAGATATGGGTGATTCTGACGTCGGTGATCGTCTTGCTCCTCCATCTTCTTCCGACGAACTCTCCAGCTTTCTCCGGCAGATTCTTTCCCGTACTCCGATAactcaaccttcttcttcaccaccgGAGAGAATTGTTTCCTCCGCTGAGACCTTACCTTCCCTCGGTCATGGAGTCTCTGAAACTGGCCTAGACAAATATGCTTTCGAAAACAAGGTAAAAACTTGCTTTATTTGGAGTTGCCAAGATACTTCACTGTCTTTTGTGgctgagaaagaaaacaaaactaaaattagtgtctttttttttttgtatgcaaTAATATAATGGTAACACTAAAGAGAAATGGAGGTAGACAGAAAAATTCGTTGAAGAGGAACATTGATGCACACTTCCACAACTTGTCTGaaaaggtttcttcttttttctcctttaaagATTCTTAATTTCAAAAGAAGAAGCctaatttaaagatttttaataatagaagctgagttttgttttttgcagaggaggaggagcaagaTCAACGAGAAAATGAAAGCTTTGCAGAAACTCATACCCAATTCCAACAAGGTAtacattgttttctttgttttgcagAAACAGAGATTGTGAGaaacattgtttgttttgattggtatttcttttgtttgtagaCTGACaaagcctcaatgcttgatgaAGCTATTGAATATCTGAAGCAGCTTCAACTTCAAGTGCAGGTTTTCTTTAATTACTTACTTGGATCACATACAATCAATGTCTGATTTGCAAAACCTATCATTTGATTTTAACTTAATAACTGCTTAATGCAGACTTTAGCCGTTATGAATGGTTTAGGTCTAAACCCTATGCGGTTACCACCTGTTCTACCTCCTACACAGACAAGGATCAATGAGACCTTAGAGCAAGACCTGAACCCCAACCTGGAGACTCTCCTTGCTGCTCCTCACTCGATGGAACCACCTCAAGAAATGTGCTTTCCCACAGCCACTCTGCtttagaaaatgatgatgatccGGCGTCAAACTGGTCATGGTTCCTCTATTACCTGCCAGACACAAGAGTCCAAAATGTTTGTGAGTTACAGTATTGGCTAGATTTCAATGTTCAGTTATAGTTATGCTAATAAGCTTTAGGACTGAACAAAATTGAGTAGTTTAATTATAATGATGTCTGAAGAAGAttatataaaagattaatttagTTACATGTAGATGATTATTACAACTATCAAATAGCTATGTCTGTGAGTTGCAGCCTTCCATAAGCACAACGGTCTCTAATACTTCGAGTGATGGCTGCTGCTGATTCAACCGCAGGCCTTATCTTCGTCATTGCTTTCTCTACTTGAATTCTCATGCCAACATCCATCTGTTATTTCAAATGGCAGTGATAACTTTAGGGATATAGACAAGACAAatttatatccatattaccaaTATAAGAATCTCGTTAAGTAGAAACCTTTTCTAGAGAGTATTGTGTGTCTAAGATGTGGCAGAAATATGACAGTTGCTTGTACAACTCCGCTTCAGTGTACTGTAATAAGACAAGGCTCAAAGTCAAGAGTTGTTAGTCTGTTAAGCAATAGAAAGATAGGAGTTATAAGGTCGATGAGGGGATATACCTTTCTTAAAAGGGTTCCGTTACAGTTAGGATAGTTTGGGCAAACTGTGCCTCGTTCACGTTCACCAAGCAAGCGAAAGTTGGGGGAGCGGGTTGTGTGCTTGCAAGACTCGTCATCACACTGTAGAAGGGAAAATGTACAAGAAAACGTCATAATCATAACTTAAT from Camelina sativa cultivar DH55 chromosome 2, Cs, whole genome shotgun sequence includes the following:
- the LOC104745057 gene encoding transcription factor ALC-like: MGDSDVGDRLAPPSSSDELSSFLRQILSRTPITQPSSSPPERIVSSAETLPSLGHGVSETGLDKYAFENKRNGGRQKNSLKRNIDAHFHNLSEKRRRSKINEKMKALQKLIPNSNKTDKASMLDEAIEYLKQLQLQVQTLAVMNGLGLNPMRLPPVLPPTQTRINETLEQDLNPNLETLLAAPHSMEPPQEMCFPTATLL
- the LOC104745042 gene encoding DNA polymerase alpha catalytic subunit-like is translated as MIANQVKRQLDGFVSMYYKGIMVCDDESCKHTTRSPNFRLLGERERGTVCPNYPNCNGTLLRKYTEAELYKQLSYFCHILDTQYSLEKMDVGMRIQVEKAMTKIRPAVESAAAITRSIRDRCAYGRLQLTDIAI